A genomic segment from Pistricoccus aurantiacus encodes:
- a CDS encoding DUF5655 domain-containing protein produces MPIFEIYQNDLLRVEQKNFVLEKDLQFLIERNLEVVFNCHFVATEFSTGTVHAGRIDTLALSEENNPVIIEYKKVESSELINQSLFYLHWIRDHKGDFEMAVQKALGPDVKVDWSDIRVICIAPNYKKYDLHAVQVMGANIELWKYRLYTNNSLYLEEVFGGSSEAITIDSNLEKNPTMVAAGKKAAQVRATASYTYEEHLENKSPAIKELMQEIREVVVGLDSTIEEVPKKFYIAYKASQNIVCMEPQKKHIKLFLKLRPQDIVDPPTTYRDVSKIGHYGTGDVEFTVASSAELEEIKKFIELAYNKVGG; encoded by the coding sequence GTGCCGATCTTCGAAATTTACCAAAATGACTTATTGCGAGTTGAGCAGAAGAACTTTGTCCTTGAGAAAGATCTTCAATTCCTTATCGAACGGAATTTGGAGGTCGTCTTCAATTGCCACTTCGTAGCCACCGAGTTCTCAACCGGCACGGTGCATGCTGGCCGTATCGACACATTGGCACTATCGGAAGAAAATAACCCAGTTATAATCGAATATAAGAAAGTGGAATCTTCAGAGCTTATCAACCAAAGTCTTTTTTACCTTCATTGGATTCGGGATCATAAAGGTGATTTCGAGATGGCCGTTCAGAAAGCACTTGGTCCAGACGTTAAGGTTGATTGGTCGGACATTCGGGTCATTTGCATTGCTCCAAACTATAAGAAATATGACTTGCACGCCGTACAAGTTATGGGTGCAAATATTGAGCTATGGAAATATCGTTTATACACAAATAACAGCTTGTATCTGGAAGAGGTGTTCGGTGGTTCTTCCGAGGCCATCACAATTGATTCAAACTTGGAAAAAAATCCGACCATGGTTGCTGCTGGTAAGAAAGCCGCACAAGTGCGGGCTACCGCGAGCTATACCTACGAGGAGCACCTCGAAAACAAGAGCCCAGCCATTAAAGAATTGATGCAGGAAATTCGAGAAGTCGTTGTCGGTTTGGATTCCACAATTGAGGAGGTCCCGAAGAAATTCTATATTGCGTATAAGGCATCTCAAAATATTGTTTGCATGGAGCCTCAGAAGAAACACATCAAGTTGTTCCTGAAGCTTCGTCCGCAAGACATTGTGGACCCACCCACCACGTATCGTGATGTCAGCAAGATTGGGCATTATGGAACAGGTGACGTCGAATTTACCGTAGCAAGTTCAGCAGAGCTCGAAGAAATCAAGAAGTTCATTGAGCTGGCTTACAATAAGGTAGGTGGATAG
- the rhuM gene encoding Fic family protein translates to MQETIWLRQEQMGELFGRERSVITKHLRNIFREGELDEKSNVQNLHIAGSDKPVKFYNLDVVISVGYRVKSHEATYFRQWATRILREHLTQGWTLNRQRFEENARELEAAMALVRQTARSPALDTTSGRGLVDIVTRYAQTFLLLQRYDEGLLTEPSAQPGGQLPTLAEARAALASLKAELMARGEATELFARERGDGLEALLGNLDQTVFGEPAYPSVEAKAAHLLYFVVKNHPLVDGNKRSAAYLFVDFLYRNERLLDVHGEAVINDVGLAALTLLIAESDPANKETMIRLTMNMLARPDDV, encoded by the coding sequence ATGCAGGAAACAATCTGGCTGCGTCAGGAGCAGATGGGTGAGCTATTCGGCCGCGAGCGATCGGTAATAACCAAGCACCTGCGTAATATCTTCCGGGAAGGCGAATTAGACGAGAAAAGCAATGTGCAAAATTTGCACATTGCCGGCTCCGATAAGCCGGTGAAGTTCTACAACCTGGATGTCGTCATTTCCGTTGGCTACCGGGTCAAGTCTCACGAGGCGACCTATTTCCGCCAATGGGCTACTCGAATACTGCGCGAGCACCTCACCCAAGGCTGGACGCTGAACCGCCAGCGCTTCGAGGAGAATGCCCGGGAGCTGGAGGCGGCCATGGCTCTGGTGCGCCAGACGGCTCGCAGCCCGGCGCTGGATACCACCAGTGGCCGTGGCCTCGTGGATATCGTCACCCGCTACGCCCAGACCTTCCTGCTGCTGCAGCGCTACGACGAGGGCTTGCTGACCGAGCCCAGCGCTCAGCCAGGCGGCCAGCTACCAACCTTGGCGGAAGCCCGTGCGGCGCTGGCCTCGCTCAAGGCCGAGCTGATGGCGCGCGGCGAAGCCACGGAGTTGTTCGCTCGCGAGCGCGGTGACGGCCTCGAGGCGCTGCTGGGCAACCTCGACCAGACGGTCTTCGGCGAGCCGGCCTATCCTTCGGTGGAAGCCAAGGCGGCGCACCTGCTCTATTTCGTGGTCAAGAATCATCCCCTCGTCGACGGCAACAAGCGCAGCGCGGCCTATCTGTTCGTCGACTTCCTCTACCGCAACGAACGACTGCTCGACGTCCACGGCGAGGCGGTGATCAACGACGTGGGACTCGCCGCCCTGACGCTCTTGATTGCCGAGTCCGATCCGGCCAACAAGGAAACCATGATCCGCCTGACCATGAATATGCTGGCCCGCCCGGACGATGTCTGA
- a CDS encoding transposase, producing MPKPPTALPDHQVTPNPKLEKRTRRQFSTEYKLRILAEADACRHGELGELLRREKLYSSQLTTWRKELAENGVEKLHKTAPGPNPSKTPEQKRIEALERENAHLQQKLSTAEDCLSLQKKALSMLDRMNNGSEP from the coding sequence ATGCCTAAACCGCCAACCGCGCTGCCCGATCATCAGGTCACGCCGAACCCCAAGCTGGAGAAGCGCACGCGTCGTCAGTTCTCGACCGAGTACAAGCTGCGCATCCTGGCAGAAGCCGATGCCTGTCGGCATGGCGAACTTGGAGAGCTGCTGCGCCGCGAAAAGCTGTACAGCAGCCAGCTGACCACCTGGCGCAAGGAGCTTGCCGAGAACGGCGTGGAGAAGCTCCACAAGACCGCCCCAGGCCCGAACCCGAGCAAGACCCCGGAGCAGAAGCGTATCGAGGCACTGGAGCGTGAGAACGCCCATCTTCAGCAGAAGCTCTCGACCGCCGAAGATTGCCTATCGCTCCAAAAAAAAGCGTTATCGATGCTCGATCGCATGAACAATGGGAGCGAACCATGA